A single Pirellulales bacterium DNA region contains:
- a CDS encoding class I SAM-dependent methyltransferase: MFAPNEYQLLDFGEGRKLERFGAVVLDRPAPAATGPIQDSERWAAATARYERTTGNRGAWRAVVAASQLPVGWSVRHGGTVLELKLTPFGHLGVFPEQAANWDWIAERVAAAGRGIRVLNLFAYTGASTLAAAGAGAEVVHVDAARNILAWARRNAELSGLGGAPVRWICEDAVTFVRRELKRGNPYHAVILDPPSYGHGAKGDVWKLAEHLPSLLADCARLTASNRSFVLLSCHTPGFGPEALAAMLADAFDGDDMESAEMRVTALSGRVLVSGAMARSR, encoded by the coding sequence ATGTTTGCCCCGAATGAGTATCAACTGCTCGATTTTGGCGAGGGGCGAAAGCTCGAGCGATTCGGGGCGGTCGTGCTCGACCGCCCCGCGCCCGCCGCGACAGGACCGATCCAAGACAGCGAACGATGGGCGGCGGCCACGGCCCGGTACGAGCGGACCACGGGCAATCGCGGCGCGTGGCGGGCCGTCGTTGCCGCGTCGCAACTGCCGGTAGGTTGGTCCGTTCGCCACGGCGGCACCGTGCTGGAGTTGAAGCTGACGCCGTTCGGTCACCTGGGCGTCTTTCCGGAACAGGCCGCCAACTGGGACTGGATTGCCGAACGGGTCGCCGCCGCCGGACGTGGAATACGGGTATTGAACCTGTTCGCCTATACCGGGGCCAGCACACTGGCGGCGGCCGGCGCGGGAGCCGAAGTGGTGCATGTCGATGCCGCCCGTAACATTCTGGCCTGGGCACGGCGGAATGCTGAACTTTCCGGCCTCGGCGGGGCGCCGGTCCGTTGGATTTGCGAAGACGCGGTCACCTTTGTGCGGCGCGAACTGAAACGCGGCAATCCGTATCATGCCGTGATTCTCGATCCGCCCAGTTACGGGCACGGAGCGAAGGGCGACGTCTGGAAGCTGGCGGAGCACTTGCCGTCGCTCTTGGCCGACTGTGCCCGGTTGACGGCATCGAACCGGTCGTTTGTATTGCTCTCTTGCCACACGCCGGGCTTTGGGCCGGAAGCCTTGGCAGCGATGCTTGCTGATGCGTTCGACGGCGACGACATGGAATCGGCTGAGATGCGGGTGACCGCGCTGAGTGGCCGCGTGCTGGTCAGCGGAGCCATGGCACGCTCACGGTAG
- the cpaB gene encoding Flp pilus assembly protein CpaB, whose protein sequence is MRPKSIILLTLALGCGLVASIGINQVMANRRAAPTTDGAETTPIFVAAGEIGVGDPLTPQLIKLEPWPKERLPAGTIGKLEDVEGRRSRAKFYPGEPILEAKLLPKGENGGSAIDMIPKGMRVVPIRVDAVSGASGMILPGDRVDLLVHVPENQARGVPRAVTRTFLQNIKIFAVDDLYDRSGNDNNTMAAKTISVLVTPEQSELVALATQVGTVQLVMRNAVDDVAESTGGADLQKLLTGRSDAGDGPPGDPHSFITSLKLKAPEPPAPPPSVAPEPPDDVFVMTIIDGSVPREVEFRRGKLITPSTAAPPPSAAVEPPAASDSPPSEAGGQPPAETEKQEDGDVG, encoded by the coding sequence ATGCGACCCAAATCAATTATCCTGCTTACGCTGGCGCTCGGTTGCGGGCTGGTGGCGTCCATCGGCATCAACCAAGTGATGGCCAACCGCCGCGCCGCCCCAACGACGGACGGCGCCGAGACCACACCCATTTTCGTGGCCGCCGGTGAAATCGGCGTCGGCGATCCGTTGACTCCGCAGTTGATCAAGCTCGAACCGTGGCCGAAAGAACGGTTGCCCGCCGGGACCATCGGCAAACTCGAAGACGTCGAGGGACGCCGGTCGCGAGCGAAGTTCTATCCGGGCGAGCCGATTCTGGAGGCCAAGCTCTTGCCCAAAGGCGAAAACGGCGGCAGCGCCATCGATATGATTCCCAAAGGCATGCGCGTGGTGCCCATCCGCGTCGATGCGGTCAGCGGCGCCAGCGGCATGATTTTGCCCGGCGACCGGGTCGACTTGCTCGTGCATGTTCCCGAGAACCAGGCCCGAGGCGTGCCGCGGGCGGTCACCCGCACCTTCTTGCAGAACATCAAGATCTTCGCGGTCGACGATCTCTACGACCGTTCGGGCAACGACAACAACACCATGGCGGCCAAAACCATCTCGGTGTTGGTCACGCCGGAACAGTCCGAGCTGGTCGCCTTGGCGACCCAGGTGGGCACGGTGCAATTGGTCATGCGAAACGCGGTGGACGACGTGGCGGAGAGCACCGGCGGCGCCGACCTGCAGAAGCTGCTTACCGGCCGGTCGGATGCGGGCGACGGCCCGCCGGGCGACCCGCACTCCTTCATCACTTCGCTCAAACTTAAGGCGCCGGAGCCGCCCGCGCCGCCGCCGAGCGTGGCGCCGGAGCCGCCGGACGATGTGTTCGTTATGACCATCATCGACGGCAGCGTGCCGCGCGAAGTCGAATTTCGGCGTGGAAAGCTGATTACGCCGTCGACCGCGGCCCCGCCGCCTTCGGCCGCTGTGGAGCCGCCGGCCGCGAGCGACAGCCCGCCATCGGAAGCCGGCGGGCAGCCACCTGCCGAAACCGAAAAGCAAGAAGACGGAGACGTTGGATAA
- a CDS encoding flagellar hook-basal body complex protein, whose product MPRRSHEQGKSPAATSMIVQANYLEQEPAAATKAPSLLNDAALDAPPRDVRHDEATKILTEAVRALKTKLAVIGHNMANADTIAFKRSRVTFEDGKYRQVKLPGAQDAFNNYAPTGLAIGLGTRVQGTQIAFDQGTIEITNNSLDVAIVGEGFFQVIDPTTNGFLYTRAGNFAVNSNGILVVGSSNTGRVVQPQISIPISTMGIVISSEGNVSIQQYGQTQFSQVGQLQLAKFMNPGSLLAMGENLYQETLSSGAAIFGQPGTNSLGTLQPNALEQSNVDFDDELRAWKATERMLSCLERLLGGPDR is encoded by the coding sequence ATGCCGCGTCGAAGCCACGAACAAGGCAAGTCGCCGGCAGCGACGTCCATGATCGTTCAGGCCAATTATCTGGAACAGGAACCGGCGGCAGCCACGAAAGCCCCGTCGTTGCTCAACGATGCCGCTCTCGATGCTCCGCCGCGCGACGTCCGCCATGATGAAGCGACAAAGATTCTGACAGAAGCTGTCAGGGCGTTGAAGACGAAGCTGGCGGTGATCGGCCACAACATGGCCAATGCCGACACGATCGCCTTCAAGCGCAGCCGCGTCACGTTTGAGGACGGCAAATACCGGCAGGTCAAGTTGCCCGGCGCGCAGGACGCATTCAACAACTATGCCCCCACGGGCCTGGCGATCGGCCTGGGAACGCGCGTGCAGGGCACACAGATCGCGTTCGATCAGGGGACGATCGAGATCACGAACAACTCGCTCGATGTGGCCATCGTCGGCGAGGGCTTCTTCCAGGTGATCGACCCCACGACCAACGGCTTCTTGTATACGCGGGCCGGCAATTTCGCCGTCAACTCCAACGGCATCCTGGTCGTCGGGTCGTCGAACACGGGCCGCGTCGTGCAGCCGCAGATCTCCATCCCCATCAGCACGATGGGCATCGTGATCAGTTCCGAAGGCAACGTCTCCATCCAGCAATACGGCCAGACGCAATTCTCGCAGGTGGGCCAATTGCAACTGGCAAAATTCATGAATCCCGGAAGTCTGCTGGCCATGGGCGAAAACCTTTACCAGGAGACGCTTTCGTCGGGCGCCGCGATCTTCGGCCAACCGGGCACGAACAGCCTGGGCACGTTGCAACCGAATGCCCTGGAGCAATCCAATGTCGATTTCGATGACGAGCTGAGGGCCTGGAAAGCGACCGAGCGAATGTTGAGTTGCTTGGAGCGACTTCTCGGCGGGCCGGACCGGTAG
- a CDS encoding pyridoxal phosphate-dependent aminotransferase, producing MPVISRLVQALEPSATLAMAAKAKELKASGKTVYDFSVGEPDFITPEHIRKAATEAMNAGHTHYTAVGGIPELRAAIVRRYRERHGLDYSPQQVVVSNGAKHSLHNVFTVLCDPGDEVIVPAPYWVSYAELVKLTGARPVIVDTCEEDDFKLTPALLRAAITPRTKLLLICSPSNPTGSLYSPAELAALADVVLEKNLLVVADEIYERLIYGGHRFASFATVRPDLAERTVTVNGVSKAYAMTGWRIGWTLSPLNVAKAMESLQSQETSNPSSVSQYAALAALEGPQECVDEMLNEFSRRREFVERRIRGELPKLSCCEMGGAFYAFINIKAHLGRSYRGVPVENSSQWCLELLSQQSVAMVMGSAFGAEGYARLSFATSLENLEKGLERIEAFLNGPA from the coding sequence ATGCCCGTTATCTCTCGTCTCGTTCAGGCCCTCGAGCCTTCGGCCACTTTGGCCATGGCCGCCAAAGCCAAGGAGCTGAAGGCGTCCGGCAAAACGGTCTACGATTTCAGCGTCGGCGAGCCCGACTTCATCACGCCCGAACACATTCGCAAGGCGGCCACCGAGGCCATGAACGCCGGCCACACGCATTACACGGCCGTCGGCGGCATTCCAGAACTGCGGGCGGCGATTGTGCGACGCTACCGCGAGCGACACGGCCTGGATTACTCGCCGCAGCAAGTGGTGGTCTCCAACGGGGCCAAGCATTCGCTGCACAACGTTTTTACCGTGCTGTGCGATCCAGGCGACGAGGTCATTGTTCCGGCGCCTTACTGGGTGAGCTACGCCGAGTTGGTGAAGCTCACCGGTGCCCGGCCGGTGATCGTCGACACCTGCGAAGAAGACGACTTCAAGCTTACGCCGGCCCTCCTGCGGGCCGCCATCACGCCGCGGACGAAGCTGCTGCTGATCTGCTCTCCCTCGAACCCGACGGGCAGCCTCTATTCGCCCGCCGAGCTGGCGGCGCTGGCCGACGTGGTGCTGGAAAAGAACCTGCTGGTCGTGGCCGACGAGATCTACGAGCGGCTGATTTACGGCGGCCATCGCTTCGCCAGCTTCGCCACCGTGCGGCCCGACCTGGCGGAGCGCACGGTCACGGTCAACGGCGTGAGCAAGGCCTACGCCATGACCGGCTGGCGGATCGGTTGGACGCTCTCGCCGTTGAATGTGGCCAAGGCGATGGAGAGCCTGCAAAGCCAGGAGACCTCGAATCCGTCGAGCGTCAGCCAATACGCCGCATTGGCGGCGCTGGAAGGTCCGCAGGAGTGTGTCGACGAGATGCTGAACGAATTCAGCCGGCGGCGCGAGTTCGTCGAGCGCCGCATCCGGGGCGAGTTGCCCAAGCTGAGCTGCTGCGAGATGGGCGGCGCCTTTTACGCCTTTATCAATATCAAGGCGCACCTGGGCCGCAGTTATCGCGGCGTGCCGGTCGAGAATTCGTCGCAGTGGTGCTTGGAGCTGCTGTCGCAACAAAGTGTGGCGATGGTGATGGGATCGGCCTTCGGAGCTGAAGGTTACGCGCGGCTTTCATTCGCCACCAGCCTGGAGAACCTGGAGAAAGGGCTGGAGCGGATCGAGGCCTTCTTGAACGGCCCGGCGTGA
- the trmB gene encoding tRNA (guanosine(46)-N7)-methyltransferase TrmB has product MARRALRKIDPSLELGRWLRTFDDLPAPWQPEAIFGRQARLEVEVGTGKGLFLVAAAANAPDRDFLGMEVSNKYARYAAARLAKRGLTNACVMHGDALRVFRERLPDACLAAIHVYFPDPWWKARHKKRRVLNAGFLADVERTLSPDGRLHFWTDVQEYFRSTLDLIKRVTRLEGPLEVAEHPAQHDLDYRTHFERRTRLSGEPVYRAEFARTRPMGYAFVTKETSMPPISSLVARDIMRSNLVTATPGQSLADLRHLLIGSHVSGAPVVDRGKLVGIVSRSDLVRVEELVEALDAEVSEEVWLENQADGFKHPAPQEFGGFHRRLSELKVKDAMREQVMTCSPDTPVAEVAAEMVRHHVHRIVVVEGDHPLGIVSTLDIAALVAQEQNGPR; this is encoded by the coding sequence ATGGCCCGCCGTGCGCTGCGCAAAATCGACCCCTCGCTCGAACTTGGCCGCTGGCTGCGCACGTTCGACGATCTGCCGGCGCCGTGGCAGCCGGAGGCGATTTTCGGCCGGCAAGCGCGGCTGGAAGTGGAAGTCGGCACCGGCAAGGGCCTGTTCCTGGTCGCGGCGGCGGCGAACGCCCCCGATCGCGACTTCTTGGGCATGGAGGTCTCGAACAAGTACGCCCGCTATGCCGCGGCGCGCTTGGCGAAACGGGGATTGACCAATGCCTGCGTCATGCACGGCGACGCACTGCGCGTGTTCCGCGAACGATTGCCCGACGCCTGCCTGGCGGCCATCCACGTCTATTTTCCCGATCCTTGGTGGAAGGCCCGTCACAAGAAACGTCGCGTGCTGAACGCCGGCTTCCTGGCCGACGTCGAACGGACGCTGTCGCCCGACGGCCGTTTGCACTTTTGGACCGACGTGCAGGAGTATTTTCGAAGCACGCTCGATCTGATTAAGCGGGTAACGCGGCTGGAAGGCCCGCTGGAAGTGGCCGAACATCCGGCCCAGCACGATCTCGACTACCGCACGCACTTCGAGCGCCGCACGCGGCTGTCGGGCGAGCCGGTCTACCGCGCGGAGTTTGCCCGGACGCGGCCGATGGGCTACGCTTTCGTAACAAAGGAGACTTCGATGCCGCCCATTTCCAGTCTTGTGGCGCGCGACATCATGCGCAGCAACCTGGTCACGGCCACACCAGGCCAATCGCTGGCGGATCTGCGGCATTTGCTCATCGGATCGCACGTGTCGGGTGCGCCCGTCGTTGATCGCGGCAAGCTGGTCGGCATCGTCAGCCGTAGCGATCTGGTGCGCGTGGAAGAGTTGGTCGAGGCGCTCGACGCCGAGGTCTCGGAAGAGGTCTGGCTGGAGAACCAGGCCGACGGTTTCAAGCATCCCGCTCCGCAAGAGTTCGGCGGGTTTCACCGGCGGCTCAGCGAGTTGAAGGTCAAAGACGCCATGCGGGAACAGGTGATGACCTGTTCGCCCGATACCCCCGTCGCCGAGGTCGCGGCCGAAATGGTGCGGCACCACGTGCATCGCATCGTGGTGGTCGAGGGCGACCACCCGCTGGGGATCGTGAGCACGCTCGACATCGCCGCACTGGTGGCGCAAGAGCAGAACGGTCCGCGCTGA
- a CDS encoding prepilin peptidase, with product MFFSTDTDIAAIAARHWPVWFVTAALVVAAAIDGWKLKVPNWLTFPFIVSGWVYCGAAGGWEGLAHSLLGTAAGLGVLLPLYAIGGMGAGDVKLLAGVGAWVGATVTLYAFCLSAVVGGVIAVAMVAWRRAWKKHQSQFWMILGEIMTVRQPERLAAIAAGRKSSMLLLPYGIPIAIGTILYFAWAGMLA from the coding sequence GTGTTTTTCAGCACTGATACCGACATTGCGGCGATCGCCGCCCGCCATTGGCCCGTTTGGTTCGTTACCGCTGCCCTGGTCGTCGCGGCGGCCATCGACGGCTGGAAACTGAAAGTGCCCAACTGGCTGACCTTTCCGTTCATCGTGAGCGGCTGGGTCTACTGCGGCGCGGCGGGCGGCTGGGAGGGACTGGCCCATAGCCTGTTGGGCACCGCGGCCGGGCTGGGCGTGCTTCTGCCCCTCTACGCCATTGGCGGCATGGGGGCCGGCGACGTCAAGCTGTTGGCGGGCGTCGGCGCTTGGGTCGGCGCAACCGTCACACTTTACGCGTTCTGTCTTTCGGCCGTGGTCGGCGGGGTGATCGCGGTGGCCATGGTCGCCTGGCGGCGAGCATGGAAAAAACATCAAAGCCAGTTCTGGATGATCCTCGGCGAAATCATGACGGTCCGTCAGCCGGAACGGCTGGCGGCCATCGCGGCCGGCCGCAAAAGTTCGATGTTGCTCTTGCCTTACGGCATTCCGATTGCCATCGGCACCATCCTGTACTTTGCCTGGGCGGGAATGTTGGCCTGA
- a CDS encoding inositol-3-phosphate synthase: MPRGRIGVWLIGAKGGVASTATVGLIALKKGLIGKAGLVSELPDFAALGLAAWDEFVVGGHEIRDARSYDEALRMHNESRAIDLGVLNKCKSELDRIDKLIRPGTLLNVGPTIASLAGTEAKQIQEKPREAIERIQHDLRSFAEQHKLEHVVVVNVSSTEPPVDTAGFPQRWSELEKRIDDPDPVVPPASSLYAIAALDLGCSYINFTPSLGSSLPAIDELARERGTRHMGYDGKTGETLLKSVLAPMFRKRNLNVMSWVGHNIFGNMDARVLDDPANKQAKVTSKDRLLGQILGYAPQTLVTIERIDSMGDWKTAWDHIHFTGFLGTPMTLQFIWQGCDSLLAAPLVLDLIRFTERAYRNGDVGQLRFLCSFFKSPLGIDEQDFGAQFQMLEVWAAAVA, encoded by the coding sequence ATGCCGCGTGGTCGTATCGGTGTCTGGCTGATTGGCGCCAAAGGCGGCGTGGCGTCGACGGCCACCGTCGGCCTGATCGCCCTGAAAAAGGGCCTGATCGGCAAGGCCGGACTGGTGAGCGAGCTACCCGATTTCGCCGCTCTCGGCCTGGCCGCGTGGGACGAGTTTGTCGTCGGCGGCCATGAGATTCGCGACGCGCGGTCCTACGACGAGGCCCTGCGGATGCACAACGAGAGCCGGGCCATCGACCTTGGCGTGCTTAACAAGTGCAAGTCGGAGCTGGACCGCATCGACAAGCTGATCCGGCCGGGCACGCTCTTGAACGTCGGCCCGACCATCGCTTCGCTGGCCGGCACTGAGGCGAAGCAAATCCAGGAAAAGCCGCGCGAGGCGATCGAGCGCATCCAGCATGACCTGCGGTCGTTTGCCGAGCAGCACAAGCTGGAGCATGTGGTGGTGGTCAACGTGTCGTCGACCGAGCCTCCCGTCGACACGGCCGGTTTTCCCCAGCGGTGGAGCGAGCTTGAAAAGCGGATCGACGATCCGGATCCTGTGGTGCCGCCGGCCAGTTCGCTGTACGCGATCGCGGCCCTCGACCTGGGCTGTTCGTACATCAATTTCACGCCCTCGCTCGGCTCGTCGTTGCCGGCCATCGACGAGTTGGCACGTGAGCGGGGCACCCGCCACATGGGCTACGACGGCAAGACCGGCGAAACGCTGCTCAAAAGCGTGCTGGCCCCGATGTTTCGCAAGCGGAACCTGAACGTGATGAGTTGGGTCGGGCACAACATTTTTGGAAACATGGATGCCCGCGTGCTCGACGACCCGGCCAACAAGCAGGCCAAGGTGACCAGCAAAGACCGGCTGCTAGGGCAGATTCTTGGCTACGCTCCGCAGACGCTGGTGACGATCGAGCGGATCGACAGCATGGGCGACTGGAAGACGGCCTGGGACCACATTCACTTCACGGGCTTTTTGGGCACGCCGATGACGTTGCAATTCATCTGGCAAGGCTGCGATTCGCTGTTGGCGGCCCCGCTGGTGCTCGATCTGATCCGTTTCACCGAGCGGGCTTACCGCAACGGCGACGTGGGCCAACTGCGGTTTCTGTGCAGCTTTTTCAAAAGCCCGCTGGGCATCGACGAGCAGGATTTTGGCGCGCAGTTTCAGATGCTGGAAGTCTGGGCGGCGGCGGTGGCGTAG
- a CDS encoding response regulator yields the protein MSNVLRLAIADPNDQTRETLKTMLLGMDRVWLEAECSRYEFFADVVAQTHPDIGIVSLDQDVEKALDLVTRLNETSPDCSILIVSGSTDGKLILRAMRAGAKEFLNHPLRLQDLLDALDRVSDRRFGRGETKARGSTVIAVSGATGGVGTTSIAVNLGCALARDPQNTVALVDLDLCLGDADVFLDTIPDYTLVDVAQNVTRLDFALLKRSLTKHSSGLFLLPRPVQMEDMSLISPDDLQRVLGLLKATFTHLVLDLSKSYNALDLVALQAADHILLVTQLDLPCLRNVVRLMMSFGNMKGVAEKVKIIVNRMGLDAGNISLKKAQDTIGREIFWQLPNDYRTMVEMRNNGVPLVEQAAKASITQAIVGLSDALSGHKPPPEDELVKPGKGRLLGFLSKGAKSGGK from the coding sequence ATGAGCAACGTACTTCGATTGGCGATCGCCGATCCGAACGACCAGACCCGCGAGACTTTGAAAACCATGCTTTTGGGCATGGACCGCGTGTGGCTGGAAGCCGAATGCTCGCGCTACGAGTTCTTCGCCGACGTGGTGGCCCAGACGCACCCCGACATCGGCATCGTCTCGCTCGACCAGGACGTCGAGAAAGCCTTGGATCTGGTGACGCGGCTCAACGAAACCTCTCCCGATTGCAGCATTCTGATCGTCAGCGGCTCGACCGACGGCAAGCTGATCCTGCGGGCCATGCGTGCCGGGGCCAAGGAGTTCCTCAATCATCCCCTGCGGCTGCAAGACCTGCTCGACGCCTTGGACCGCGTCTCCGACCGCCGCTTCGGCCGCGGCGAGACCAAGGCCCGCGGCAGCACGGTGATTGCCGTCTCCGGCGCCACGGGCGGCGTGGGCACGACCAGCATCGCCGTCAACCTGGGCTGCGCCTTGGCCCGCGATCCGCAGAACACCGTGGCCCTGGTCGATCTCGACCTGTGCTTGGGCGACGCCGACGTGTTCCTCGACACGATTCCCGACTACACGCTGGTCGACGTGGCCCAGAACGTCACGCGACTCGACTTCGCCCTGTTGAAGCGGTCGTTGACCAAGCACTCGTCGGGGCTGTTCCTGCTGCCGCGGCCGGTGCAAATGGAAGACATGTCGCTGATTTCGCCCGACGACTTGCAGCGCGTGCTCGGCCTGCTCAAGGCGACCTTCACGCACCTGGTGCTCGACCTCTCCAAGAGCTACAACGCGCTCGACCTGGTGGCCTTGCAGGCGGCCGATCACATCTTGCTGGTGACCCAGCTCGATCTGCCCTGCTTGCGCAACGTCGTGCGGCTGATGATGTCGTTCGGCAACATGAAGGGCGTGGCCGAGAAGGTCAAGATCATCGTCAACCGCATGGGACTCGACGCCGGCAACATCAGCCTGAAAAAGGCCCAAGACACGATCGGCCGCGAAATCTTCTGGCAGTTGCCCAACGACTATCGCACGATGGTCGAAATGCGCAACAACGGCGTGCCGCTGGTGGAACAGGCCGCCAAGGCCTCGATTACGCAGGCGATCGTCGGACTCTCCGACGCGTTGTCGGGCCACAAGCCCCCGCCCGAAGACGAGCTTGTTAAGCCTGGAAAAGGGCGACTTCTGGGTTTTTTGTCGAAAGGCGCCAAGAGCGGCGGAAAGTAG
- a CDS encoding Flp family type IVb pilin produces the protein MLNAIRSLRRFLAAEDGPTAVEYAVMLALIVIVCLTAIGSIGTNANATFNSIATSLSGAS, from the coding sequence ATGCTCAATGCAATTCGATCCCTACGTCGCTTTCTGGCGGCGGAAGACGGCCCAACCGCCGTCGAGTACGCCGTGATGCTGGCCCTGATCGTGATCGTCTGTTTGACCGCGATCGGCTCGATCGGTACGAACGCGAACGCCACGTTCAATTCGATCGCCACCTCGCTGAGTGGCGCCAGTTAA
- a CDS encoding Flp family type IVb pilin — MKNLALKVQRFLVSEDGPTAVEYAVMLALIVIVCLTAIGSIGKNANATFTSIATSLSGAS, encoded by the coding sequence ATGAAGAATCTCGCTTTGAAGGTGCAACGTTTCCTGGTGTCGGAAGACGGCCCAACCGCCGTCGAGTACGCCGTGATGCTGGCCCTGATCGTGATCGTCTGCTTGACCGCGATCGGCTCGATCGGTAAGAACGCGAACGCCACGTTCACGTCGATCGCCACCTCGCTGAGTGGCGCCAGTTAA
- a CDS encoding pilus assembly protein N-terminal domain-containing protein — protein MTRRTAPCGDFRRRRLPLAPLALLAALVSAAGAGPPNSNQVVHRLQSANETLELTVNTSRILSIGKPLPRVQVNNPEVAEVTALSETQIQVLAKKPGVTQVNLFDEDDNIYSVDLIVYPDARELSMLLRTQFPTAALKVVPTATSVIVSGYVDDPSEVRRIIDIASDYAPKVLNNIKVGGVQQVLLQVKVMEVSRTKLRNFGFDWGTLGRPGQGFATNSVGGLLNTLSQQASSSGGTTQALGTAATPFGLLAPVSGTAQSMTFGVMSGSNQFFGVLNLLTQKNVAKVVAEPQLVTVSGRPASFHVGGSVPYARMVSLAGPSFGFMQIGTQVDFVPIVLGNGAIRLEVRPRVSELDPSNAQTYNGYTIPGFAERQCDTGVELRSGQTLALAGLVQVRTETQANGLAWIGDLPLLGIPFRRMQDSYNEIETLIMVTPHLVDAIDACDVPPGGPGYATADPDNHELYCKGYVEVPNCQGPNMHGPYPDSHGMFPPPATDDTWSDDDKDGTPSGAKPAAGQPTDRPSQPPGAVQPGETTGRPRPPTLHPGKSSNTNTTGFVSSARQPRSGRLQPTVRPSAPRQKKVPGFIGPTGYDLR, from the coding sequence ATGACGCGACGCACCGCGCCGTGCGGTGATTTCCGACGCCGGCGCCTTCCGCTGGCGCCACTGGCACTGCTGGCGGCGCTCGTTTCGGCGGCCGGCGCCGGGCCTCCCAACAGCAATCAGGTCGTCCATCGCCTCCAAAGCGCCAACGAAACGCTGGAGCTGACGGTCAACACCAGCCGCATTTTGAGCATTGGCAAACCGCTGCCGCGGGTGCAGGTGAACAACCCGGAAGTGGCCGAGGTGACGGCCCTCTCCGAAACGCAGATTCAGGTGCTGGCCAAGAAGCCCGGCGTGACGCAAGTCAACCTGTTCGATGAAGACGATAACATTTATTCGGTCGACCTGATCGTGTATCCCGATGCCCGCGAACTCTCGATGTTGTTGCGCACGCAGTTCCCCACCGCGGCGCTGAAGGTGGTGCCCACGGCCACCAGCGTGATTGTCAGCGGCTACGTGGACGACCCCAGCGAGGTACGGCGGATTATCGACATCGCCAGCGATTACGCTCCCAAGGTGCTCAACAACATCAAGGTGGGCGGCGTGCAGCAGGTGTTGTTGCAGGTGAAAGTGATGGAGGTCTCGCGGACCAAGCTGCGCAACTTCGGCTTCGACTGGGGTACGCTGGGAAGGCCGGGGCAAGGCTTTGCCACGAATAGCGTGGGCGGTTTGTTGAACACTCTCTCGCAGCAGGCGTCTTCCTCGGGAGGCACGACGCAGGCATTGGGCACGGCCGCCACCCCATTCGGACTGCTGGCCCCCGTGTCCGGCACCGCTCAGAGCATGACGTTTGGGGTCATGAGCGGCTCCAACCAATTCTTCGGCGTGCTCAATCTTCTGACGCAAAAAAACGTGGCCAAGGTGGTTGCCGAGCCGCAATTGGTCACGGTCAGCGGCCGCCCGGCGAGCTTTCACGTGGGAGGCAGCGTGCCGTACGCTCGAATGGTCAGCCTCGCGGGCCCCAGCTTCGGCTTCATGCAAATCGGCACGCAAGTCGATTTCGTGCCGATCGTCTTAGGCAACGGAGCGATCCGCTTGGAGGTCCGCCCGCGCGTGAGCGAGCTCGACCCTTCCAACGCTCAAACCTACAACGGTTACACCATCCCCGGTTTCGCGGAGCGGCAGTGCGACACCGGCGTCGAACTGCGATCCGGCCAAACGCTGGCCCTGGCCGGTCTCGTACAAGTCCGTACGGAAACGCAGGCGAACGGACTGGCTTGGATCGGCGATTTGCCACTGTTAGGCATTCCGTTCCGTCGCATGCAAGATTCATACAACGAGATCGAGACTTTGATCATGGTCACGCCGCATCTGGTGGATGCCATTGACGCCTGCGACGTCCCCCCCGGTGGTCCAGGCTACGCCACCGCCGATCCCGACAACCACGAGCTCTATTGCAAAGGCTACGTCGAGGTGCCCAACTGCCAAGGTCCGAACATGCACGGGCCCTATCCCGACAGCCACGGCATGTTTCCGCCACCCGCGACGGATGACACCTGGTCCGATGACGACAAAGACGGCACGCCGAGCGGTGCGAAACCCGCGGCGGGGCAGCCCACCGACCGCCCATCGCAACCGCCTGGCGCGGTCCAACCAGGCGAGACCACCGGTCGCCCGCGGCCGCCGACGTTGCACCCCGGTAAATCCAGCAACACCAATACCACCGGCTTCGTCAGCTCCGCTCGACAGCCGCGTTCGGGGCGGCTTCAACCGACGGTCAGGCCGAGCGCGCCACGGCAAAAAAAGGTCCCCGGATTCATCGGACCCACCGGTTATGACCTACGCTAG